In Alkalihalobacillus sp. FSL W8-0930, a single window of DNA contains:
- a CDS encoding dihydrodipicolinate synthase family protein: MDYTTFAKKLETISAIPITAFHDDLSVNWDGVKENIEFLMENKLEVVVPCGNTSEFYALSIDEAKEETRRVVEYVNGRALVVAGVGYAVPTAVELGNFAKEAGADAIMIHMPVHPYITSKGAANYFRSIIEQVDLPAIVYFKDPNVSDDVLKELAPLDKLVGVKYAINDLPRFTKLVREVPASHNVAWICGTAEKWAPYYWNAGAVGFTSGLVNILPSKSFELLEALRANNTEAAWDVWEHVLPFEDLRAKYNNGNNVVVIKEAMEAVGLTAGKTREPVAALNESDHAEVEALLETWGLKTTQNS; the protein is encoded by the coding sequence ATGGATTATACAACATTCGCCAAAAAGCTAGAGACGATTTCAGCCATTCCTATTACTGCTTTTCATGATGATTTGAGTGTGAACTGGGATGGGGTTAAGGAAAATATTGAGTTCTTAATGGAGAATAAACTTGAGGTTGTTGTGCCATGTGGAAACACAAGTGAGTTCTACGCTCTATCGATTGACGAAGCAAAAGAAGAGACCAGAAGAGTTGTAGAGTACGTAAATGGTCGAGCGCTAGTTGTCGCAGGGGTTGGATATGCTGTACCAACGGCTGTGGAGCTTGGTAACTTTGCCAAAGAAGCGGGTGCAGATGCCATTATGATTCATATGCCTGTCCATCCGTATATTACTTCTAAAGGAGCAGCTAATTATTTCCGCTCCATTATCGAGCAGGTTGATTTACCAGCCATTGTTTATTTCAAAGATCCAAATGTATCAGATGACGTCTTAAAGGAACTTGCTCCACTCGACAAACTTGTTGGTGTGAAATATGCAATTAATGACTTGCCGCGTTTTACTAAACTTGTGCGTGAGGTACCAGCTTCACATAACGTCGCTTGGATATGTGGGACAGCTGAAAAGTGGGCACCGTACTACTGGAATGCGGGGGCGGTTGGATTTACTTCAGGTCTAGTCAACATCCTGCCGAGTAAATCATTTGAATTACTAGAGGCGCTTAGAGCGAACAATACAGAGGCGGCCTGGGACGTATGGGAACATGTGCTTCCGTTTGAAGACTTGCGCGCTAAATACAATAACGGAAACAACGTGGTTGTAATTAAAGAAGCGATGGAAGCAGTTGGGTTAACGGCTGGTAAAACACGTGAGCCTGTTGCAGCTTTAAATGAATCGGATCATGCAGAAGTCGAAGCACTACTCGAAACGTGGGGACTAAAAACAACTCAAAATTCATAA
- a CDS encoding GntR family transcriptional regulator translates to MKKQMDAANFFSSGVESVKSLREIAVEKIKEAIVSGYFLPGDHLKERELSQLMGISTTPIKEAFRILGNEGFVQTIPRKGTYVSEYANTSIEEILLLRASIEGLCCRLAAMKMTDSELEMLEGQINTMQELKENEDAEALVQHNTAFHEMIVHFAENAMIKNMLNNVKAFDHAFRKRALSYQKEIIEGYEEHSAIFQAIKSRDGDLAEKLMKQHILRTTEFILSHQKEQ, encoded by the coding sequence ATGAAAAAGCAGATGGATGCGGCGAACTTTTTTAGTTCAGGAGTTGAAAGTGTTAAGTCCTTGCGCGAAATTGCAGTAGAGAAAATTAAAGAGGCGATTGTAAGTGGATATTTTTTGCCTGGAGATCATTTAAAAGAACGTGAGCTGTCTCAGTTAATGGGAATAAGTACGACTCCAATTAAAGAGGCATTTCGGATTCTTGGAAATGAGGGATTTGTTCAGACCATTCCGCGAAAAGGAACCTATGTGTCAGAATACGCCAATACGTCAATCGAGGAAATTCTATTGCTTCGTGCATCGATTGAAGGACTTTGCTGTCGATTAGCAGCGATGAAAATGACTGATTCAGAGCTTGAGATGCTAGAAGGTCAGATTAACACGATGCAGGAATTAAAAGAAAACGAGGATGCGGAAGCGTTAGTACAGCACAATACAGCCTTTCACGAAATGATTGTCCATTTTGCCGAGAATGCAATGATTAAGAATATGCTAAACAACGTCAAAGCATTTGACCATGCATTTCGAAAACGAGCTCTTTCCTATCAGAAAGAAATCATTGAGGGATATGAAGAGCACTCAGCAATCTTCCAAGCGATCAAAAGTCGAGATGGTGATCTGGCTGAGAAATTAATGAAGCAGCATATTTTACGAACGACAGAATTCATCCTGTCTCATCAGAAGGAACAATAG
- a CDS encoding methyl-accepting chemotaxis protein: protein MGVVVYKMVTDGIKEMALEKAHSDLLLSFYAIDKEIPGEWQVINERLYKGETVLNNNDELVDQIAEMTGGTVTIFQGDTRVATNVKVNGERAVSTQASNEVIQTVLKNGDKYFGEADVAGVMTQTAYQPIKNTNEEIIGMWYTGVSQRLVDQTISSILLSLSVIVVVGVVIAALIVLGFTARLKRRLNNVGHALENAGQGTFTVSLNDFVNDEVGQLSKYYEQMRLNLSTLVKDVVVKSEQIASSSNQLSAGAKQTNQAAEEITQVIQEVAAGSEIQMKQTHQATRSAENIEQMVKSIQSLVSDVDYSSKETNEKAENGLKIVNDSLSQMKLIKDRTGEVSTVIKQLGNQSTEISKMILLVTEVAEQTSLLALNASIEAARAGEQGKGFAVVASEVRKLAERSQVSASHIEQLIERINSQIKLSIQTFDDVNTAVNGGMNLVDRAGEEFTQITGAVSNVSSQIDEVSQSFTYVNDHIMDMVGKIEIAAKLATDASSHSQQVAAAAEEQGASMEEVASASTHLTNIAGDLQNSVNRFKL from the coding sequence TTGGGTGTTGTTGTATATAAAATGGTTACTGACGGGATTAAGGAAATGGCCCTCGAAAAGGCTCATTCTGATCTTTTGTTATCTTTCTATGCAATCGATAAAGAGATACCTGGCGAATGGCAAGTAATCAACGAAAGGCTTTACAAAGGAGAAACGGTTCTAAATAATAATGATGAACTAGTTGATCAAATTGCCGAAATGACTGGCGGCACGGTCACAATTTTCCAAGGTGACACTAGAGTTGCAACAAACGTGAAAGTGAACGGGGAACGGGCTGTTTCAACTCAAGCATCAAACGAAGTAATACAGACTGTACTCAAAAACGGAGACAAATATTTTGGAGAGGCAGATGTCGCAGGGGTAATGACCCAAACTGCATATCAACCAATCAAAAATACTAATGAAGAAATTATAGGAATGTGGTACACAGGCGTTTCTCAAAGACTAGTCGATCAGACAATCTCTTCAATACTACTCAGCCTAAGCGTAATCGTTGTGGTGGGCGTAGTAATCGCTGCACTTATTGTACTTGGGTTCACAGCTCGATTAAAAAGACGATTGAATAATGTAGGACATGCATTAGAAAATGCTGGTCAAGGTACTTTTACTGTTTCACTTAATGATTTTGTTAATGATGAAGTCGGGCAGTTATCTAAATACTATGAACAAATGAGGCTTAACCTTAGTACTCTCGTAAAAGACGTGGTAGTAAAATCTGAACAAATTGCCTCTTCTTCTAATCAGTTATCCGCAGGAGCAAAGCAAACGAACCAAGCAGCTGAAGAAATCACACAGGTCATTCAAGAAGTCGCCGCCGGTTCAGAAATTCAGATGAAACAGACTCATCAGGCTACAAGATCAGCTGAGAACATTGAACAAATGGTTAAATCAATACAAAGTCTTGTAAGTGACGTAGATTATAGTTCAAAAGAAACGAATGAAAAAGCAGAAAACGGTCTAAAAATTGTAAATGACAGTCTATCACAAATGAAATTAATAAAAGATAGAACAGGTGAAGTTTCAACAGTTATTAAACAACTAGGTAATCAATCCACAGAGATTAGCAAAATGATTTTGTTAGTCACCGAAGTTGCAGAGCAAACGAGTCTGCTAGCTTTAAATGCATCAATAGAAGCAGCACGTGCTGGAGAGCAAGGTAAAGGATTTGCAGTTGTTGCTTCTGAAGTACGAAAACTAGCTGAGAGATCTCAAGTATCTGCTAGCCATATTGAACAACTAATAGAACGTATTAACAGTCAAATTAAACTCTCCATTCAAACGTTTGATGACGTAAATACTGCAGTGAATGGTGGAATGAATTTAGTCGATCGTGCAGGTGAGGAATTCACTCAAATTACCGGAGCTGTCAGTAACGTTTCTAGTCAAATAGACGAGGTATCTCAATCATTTACCTACGTTAATGATCATATTATGGATATGGTTGGTAAAATAGAAATCGCAGCAAAATTAGCTACTGATGCATCTAGCCATTCACAACAAGTAGCAGCGGCAGCCGAAGAACAGGGTGCATCAATGGAAGAAGTTGCGAGTGCGTCAACTCACTTAACAAACATTGCGGGGGACTTACAAAACTCTGTAAATAGGTTTAAACTTTAG
- a CDS encoding class II fructose-bisphosphate aldolase produces the protein MFISTKELLIKAEQEQAAIAAFNCYNAETVQAAIQAAEQADQGVLIAYGERYKDYMNLEAFAAFTIKVAELARVPVALHLDHSYELETIKRAISAGFTSVMFDGSPHSLEENIRLTKEVVELAHAHGVHVEAEIGSMEKGDFSDEEEGDGRLTDPTEAARFVSETGVDFLAASIGTVHGMYKGEPKLQFDLLEEIAEKVQIPLVLHGGSGTPEDQVLKAIDYGIRKINVNTEISLTAVSTIADMVKENQQVHLSTLMTHAQEQMTIHMEKIIRLYQNK, from the coding sequence ATGTTTATCTCTACGAAAGAACTTTTAATAAAAGCGGAGCAAGAACAAGCGGCGATTGCGGCGTTTAACTGCTATAACGCGGAAACGGTACAAGCGGCAATTCAAGCGGCTGAGCAGGCAGATCAAGGAGTGTTAATTGCATACGGAGAGCGGTATAAGGATTACATGAATTTGGAAGCGTTTGCTGCATTCACAATTAAAGTAGCAGAGCTTGCACGTGTTCCAGTGGCTCTACATTTAGATCATAGTTATGAATTAGAAACCATTAAGAGAGCAATCTCAGCCGGTTTTACATCTGTGATGTTTGATGGTTCACCTCATTCATTAGAAGAAAATATCCGATTAACAAAAGAGGTTGTTGAGCTCGCACATGCGCATGGCGTACATGTTGAAGCAGAAATTGGTTCAATGGAAAAGGGAGACTTCTCAGACGAAGAAGAGGGAGATGGCCGATTAACAGATCCAACTGAGGCTGCACGCTTTGTCTCAGAAACAGGCGTCGATTTCCTTGCTGCATCAATTGGAACGGTTCATGGGATGTATAAAGGAGAGCCGAAGCTTCAATTTGATTTGCTCGAGGAAATAGCGGAGAAGGTTCAAATTCCATTAGTACTACACGGTGGGTCAGGTACGCCAGAGGATCAAGTATTAAAAGCGATTGATTATGGCATCCGGAAGATTAACGTTAACACGGAAATTTCATTAACCGCAGTGAGCACAATTGCAGACATGGTGAAAGAAAACCAACAAGTACATTTAAGCACGTTAATGACGCATGCACAGGAACAAATGACAATCCATATGGAGAAAATCATTCGTTTGTATCAAAATAAATAA
- a CDS encoding MurR/RpiR family transcriptional regulator: MSSFQQRIESKKGTITASERKIINQLNQHDKPFLLSMNELSLLSNVSEPSVVRLYRKLGYASYQELKVALAQELAESKTNATETNDIQVGDQADVVFEKISDQISSALSMTQDQMNVTTIEQAILALQQAKRLYFFGQGLSGTIAEDGAHKFMRLGETTLSVKDPHYQAIYASHMNEQDVVVAISHSGETVDIIDVVEIAKNNGAKIIVITSNRNTTLASMANFLLLTQAAETTKRSDAMVSRIVQLTLIDTLYTRMVALGGERLSSRVNQSRLAVTRMKK, translated from the coding sequence TTGTCCAGTTTTCAACAACGTATTGAATCAAAAAAAGGAACCATTACAGCGTCTGAACGAAAAATTATTAATCAATTGAATCAACATGATAAACCATTCTTACTTTCTATGAATGAGTTATCTCTATTAAGTAACGTAAGTGAGCCCAGTGTCGTGAGACTATATCGCAAGCTTGGTTATGCAAGTTATCAAGAATTAAAGGTTGCTCTCGCTCAAGAGCTCGCTGAGTCTAAAACGAATGCAACCGAAACAAATGATATACAAGTGGGTGATCAAGCAGATGTTGTCTTTGAAAAGATATCCGATCAAATTAGCTCTGCCTTATCAATGACCCAGGATCAAATGAATGTCACAACCATTGAACAAGCGATTCTTGCTCTGCAACAAGCAAAACGCCTTTACTTCTTTGGACAAGGCTTATCAGGGACCATTGCGGAAGATGGTGCTCATAAATTTATGCGTTTAGGTGAGACCACACTTTCTGTGAAAGACCCTCACTATCAAGCCATTTACGCAAGTCATATGAATGAGCAGGATGTTGTTGTAGCGATTTCACATTCGGGTGAAACCGTTGACATTATTGACGTAGTTGAAATAGCTAAGAACAATGGAGCTAAAATCATTGTCATTACATCTAACCGCAATACGACTCTTGCTAGCATGGCGAACTTTCTTCTTCTAACTCAAGCAGCAGAAACAACAAAACGCTCTGATGCCATGGTTTCAAGGATTGTCCAGCTTACGCTCATTGATACATTGTATACACGTATGGTTGCTCTCGGTGGCGAACGATTATCGAGCAGAGTAAACCAGTCAAGGCTCGCCGTAACACGCATGAAAAAATAA
- a CDS encoding gluconate:H+ symporter, protein MLTGTGLIIGFIVALIVLFVLIIKLKWDAFIALLVVAIGIGLISNIGVRDLPGVIADGFGGTLAGVGILIGLGIIFGQFLAASGAIEKIASSMIRAFGVKRSPIALSATATTVAIPVFFDAAFIILNKLVQSLSIKTKISLATFVAILAIGLIVSHSLIIPTPGPLIVADNTGSDIGVFFLYGLLVAIPATLVGGVLYGKFIGKRIPNGDRLNDITEEIEETEPVAGRKEMPTWLAYAMLALPIVLILSNTLMNVVFIENPEHIIPTFFAFIGDKNTALLISVIVALFVFRPYLKEDSKTVMTQAFESSGMILLITGAGGAFGKVVQETGIGDLLIGMMQGVNMPVLLLAFLFAQLLRAALGSATVALITTSTILGPMAVELGASPVLLGLAICAGGIGLSLPNDSGFWVVSKFGRLTMMETLRVWSLGGFIAGLTALGFIYFLTMFQAVLPGL, encoded by the coding sequence ATGCTTACAGGAACAGGTTTAATTATTGGGTTTATCGTAGCTTTGATTGTGCTTTTTGTTCTTATTATTAAGTTAAAATGGGATGCATTTATTGCGTTACTTGTTGTAGCAATTGGAATTGGACTCATTTCAAATATTGGCGTTCGTGATTTACCTGGAGTCATAGCTGATGGATTTGGAGGAACGTTAGCCGGGGTAGGGATACTAATTGGTCTTGGAATTATCTTCGGCCAATTCCTTGCTGCATCTGGTGCGATTGAAAAGATTGCATCGTCAATGATAAGAGCATTTGGAGTGAAACGATCACCCATTGCGTTATCTGCAACCGCAACCACTGTGGCTATTCCCGTTTTCTTTGATGCAGCCTTTATCATTTTAAATAAATTGGTTCAAAGCTTATCTATCAAAACAAAGATATCACTTGCTACATTTGTTGCCATATTGGCAATTGGATTAATTGTCTCACACAGCTTAATTATTCCAACACCAGGTCCACTGATTGTTGCGGATAATACAGGTTCTGACATCGGTGTGTTCTTCCTTTACGGATTGCTTGTTGCGATTCCTGCCACGCTAGTCGGTGGCGTACTTTATGGTAAATTCATCGGCAAACGAATACCAAACGGAGATCGTCTAAATGATATCACAGAGGAAATCGAAGAAACAGAACCAGTAGCTGGCAGAAAAGAAATGCCGACTTGGCTTGCTTATGCCATGCTTGCCCTACCAATTGTTTTGATTCTATCAAACACGTTAATGAACGTTGTATTTATAGAGAATCCTGAACATATCATTCCTACGTTCTTTGCTTTTATCGGTGATAAGAATACAGCCTTACTTATTAGTGTCATTGTTGCACTCTTTGTTTTTAGGCCTTATTTGAAAGAAGATTCAAAGACTGTTATGACACAAGCTTTTGAATCGTCTGGGATGATCTTATTAATTACAGGTGCAGGTGGTGCATTCGGTAAAGTTGTTCAAGAAACAGGGATTGGTGATTTACTCATTGGTATGATGCAAGGCGTAAATATGCCAGTACTTTTACTTGCTTTCTTATTCGCGCAATTATTACGCGCAGCACTTGGAAGCGCTACCGTAGCCCTAATTACAACGTCAACTATTCTTGGACCAATGGCAGTAGAACTAGGTGCTTCACCAGTGTTACTTGGACTTGCTATTTGTGCAGGTGGTATTGGATTATCACTACCAAATGATTCCGGATTCTGGGTTGTAAGTAAATTCGGACGTCTGACGATGATGGAGACACTCCGTGTATGGAGTTTAGGTGGTTTCATTGCCGGTCTTACAGCATTAGGTTTTATCTACTTCTTAACAATGTTCCAAGCCGTTTTACCAGGTTTATAA